A window of Miscanthus floridulus cultivar M001 chromosome 12, ASM1932011v1, whole genome shotgun sequence genomic DNA:
TTTGCCCACTTGACGAAGAGTCGGTGGAGGCGGAGAAGGGCAAGTACGGTGCGGAGGTGGCGTAGGTGATCGGCCCAGGTCCTGCTGTATATGAGAATGTCGTCAAGGAAAACCAGGACAAACCGGCGTAGGAAGGTGCGGAGCACGTCGTTCATGAGCGCCTGGAATGTCGCTGGGGCATTGCACAACCCAAACGGCATCACCAAGAACTCGTAGAGGCCGtcgtgggtgcggaacgccgtcttgtggatgTCCTCTGGACGCATCCGGACTTAGGTGGTAGCCCGAGCGCAAGTCCAGCTTGCTGAAGAACCTTGCGCCGTGAAGTTCGTCGAGCAGTTCGTCCACCACGGGAATGGGGAACGCGTCCTTGACTGTGAGGGCGTTGAGGGCGCGGTAATCGACGCAGAAGCGCCACGTCCCGTccgccttcttgacgaggaggaccggcgACGAGAACGCCGACGTGCTGCGGCGAACGATGCCTTGCTCCATCATAGCGGCACACTGCCTCTCCAGCTCGTCCTTGTGGGACGCAGGGTAGCGATAGGGTCGAACCGCAACTGGCTGCGCGTCCGGCTTGAGGATGATGGCATGCTCGTGGCCCCGCGGCGGTGGCAGTCCCATAGGGTCGGCGAAGACGTCCTCGAATGAAGACAGCAGCTCGTCCAGGAGGGAGGGGCCGGCCGTGGCTGGAGTGAAGTCCGGGTACGTCGGCCGTGGGCACGCCCGACCAGCAGACCGTGCGGCCGTGGCGCTGGAAAGACAGCGTGCGGGCGGTGAAGTCCCACACAAGCGGTCCCAGGGTCTCCATCCAGTGCGTCCCCAGGACCATGTCGTAGCCCGCCAGCGGCATCATGAAGAGATCGACGCAGAAAGAGTCACCGTGGATGGTGATCGGCGCCTGACGCAGCACCCCGGGGTAGGAGATCTGCTCGCCATTTGCCACGGTGGCCGTGAGCCGGGGGCGACGCTATAGAGGCAGACCGGTACGAAGCGCAGCCGCCTCAACGATGAAGTTATGCGTGGAACCGGTGTCGAGGAGGGCAGTGCAGGATTCGGTACCTAGCTGGACACGGACTTGGATCGTGTTGCCGACACGGACGCCAGCCACCGCATGCAGGGAGAAGACCAGGGCATCCCCCGTGATCTGCGCGTCGTCCCCACCTTCGGCATCGACGGCGTCGTCTTCCTCCACGCTGTCAAGGAGGAACAGCCGCTTGCAAACCCGGTTGTGCCTGCGGCCATATTTCTCATCGCAATTATAGCACAAGCCGAGGCGGCGTCGCTCCTCCTATTCCGCCTGTGTGAGGCGCTTGACCGGACGACCTTCGATGGTGACTGTGGGTGTGACAGCCTTGGGCGCCGCCGGAAGCTGCTGGACTTGGCGCGGGGGAAGAGTCGGCAGGATGCCGCGGGGGGTGGCCTTGGGCTGAGCGACGTTGTACTGCTTCATCAACTCCATCTGCCGGGCCAAGCTCATAGCGGCCGCAAGAGATTGCGGGTTTTGGATTTGCACGGCGAGGCTGAGCGGGGGCAGGAGACCGCCCGTGAACAACTACACCCGCTGCGCCTTGTCGAGGGGACCCGCGCGAGGGAGGAGCGCCTGAAAACGGTCCTGGTACTCCGCAACCGTTCCCGTGCGGCGACAATCGGCGAGCTCGAAGAGGGGGGCAGCGCGGAGGGGCGGCCCGTAGCGAaggttgaggagctccttgaagCGACGCCACGACGGGGTACCCTCGTCCGTTTGGACTTGGATGTACCACATCTGCGCCCCGTCCTCGAGGTTGTAGGATGCCATCCAcaccttctcctcctccatgaTCCTCTGCTGGTGGAAGTAGGATTCGCAGCGGTTGATGAAGATCAGCGGGTTGGTCTTGCCATCGTACCGCGGAAAGTCCATCTTCTGGAACTTCGGCGGCCGGTCATTGTGGTGCTCACCGGAGCCCGGCTTGGTGCCCGAGGACGAGGTGCGGTCGGAGGTGAGGGAGGCGATGGCCTTGGCGTTGGCCTCGACCGTGGTCTGCAGCATCTTGAGGGCGTTGGTGAGGGACGCGACGGTGTCCTTGAGGTCGGCGGCGTCACCCATGTCAGCGGCACACGACGCGATGGACGACGATGCTGATGATGGCAGCGTGGCGGCTGGAGGAGGTGGTGGGGTGGCGGCGGCTAGTGGTGAGGTGGATCGGGATGTCGAGGATCGCCTAGaacgtgataccaggttgtcaagggcgtcgaGACCTAGGGTAGCTGGCCCTCGGCTACGGAGTTCGTAGCCTTGGTCCGTCGTCGCCGGCGAGGTTTTACCCCTCAGCCGTCGGCTTGGTTTTGGAGAAGAGGAAGGAGATTAGATTGTAATGTCTTACTCCCAAACCAACGTGCGGTTACAATTATATGGCCAAAGGCCTGAACCAACCGGAGCCTAACACTCCTTGAATTAAGGATATGACAAAAACATAACTATCTAAGACTTCCAAACTCAGCCACCGAGCGTGGCCTGATCGCGCGCGTCGCCCAGCGCGTCCTCCGTGCGCGCGGCGCGTTCTGTTGCCCCGCGCACATCGCGGGCCCTGCGACGTCTGGTGTTCGTGAGCCCGTACATGACAATCACGGTCAGTGATATCAATATTATAGTCACTTTTCCAGTAAAGCCTTTTCTTGTATATAGTGCCATCACGATGGCTACTGTTCGGATCAATTGTTGCAGGCCATATACCATCAATAGCAGTTTTACTGCCCTTTATAACATCCTTAATGGTTGCCCCGATCGGAGGGCTCTCTGTAGCATCCTCAGTACCTGTGCCCACCATATTTCTCTGTGTAGCATCCTTGATAGCTATCTGCAATTCTTCCATGTAATAGCTAGGTTTGACCTTCAAGGTTGTGTAGCACCGCTTACTCAGGTTCTCACTTTTTACTCCAAAAATGCTCCATGGTCCACACAAGGGCAATCTAACACGCAAGAAAATGAAAGGTCTTAGAATCCAGACTCAAACACCACCACTATATGACCCATCAGATCTAAAATAGATAAAGTAAATTATAATAAAAAACTAAAATTGAAATTACTTTCAAAATTCTGTTATGATTCGAACATATATAAAATTGATATTAGTAACCATCAAATCGAGATCTAAGTTCATCTTCCGTTTATAGGTTTGATTTGACGTTGTTGGCAATAAAATTATTTCGTGTTCCTTTCTAATGAAAGATAAAAGATCAACAGATAAAAAGCAATCTTACGGAAAGAATATATCAAAGGAAACCCTAAATCAAAAGCATGAGAGATCCAGATCGAAAAATTCATGACATGGCACTCAGGATGACTCAGATGTAGGAAAGGAGAGGAGACAACAACAGACCTAAAAACGTGCTCCAGATGCTGATTAAGAATGGTCGATGCTGCCGCAGAATCTCGTTGCGCGAGAGCTGGAAACCACCAGAGAGTTTGA
This region includes:
- the LOC136498225 gene encoding uncharacterized protein, giving the protein MGDAADLKDTVASLTNALKMLQTTVEANAKAIASLTSDRTSSSGTKPGSGEHHNDRPPKFQKMDFPRYDGKTNPLIFINRCESYFHQQRIMEEEKVWMASYNLEDGAQMWYIQVQTDEGTPSWRRFKELLNLRYGPPLRAAPLFELADCRRTGTVAEYQDRFQALLPRAGPLDKAQRV